The proteins below are encoded in one region of Bdellovibrio bacteriovorus:
- a CDS encoding ArsR/SmtB family transcription factor, which produces MQDQLSQTFSALADPTRRAMLARLSKGEANVSDLAEPFLKEMSLPAITKHLKVLEKAGLITKSKEAQYRPCKLNGEALKTASDWMEQYRVFWEESFDRLDEYLKSVTAKKKSKGKKNGRKK; this is translated from the coding sequence ATGCAAGATCAACTCAGTCAAACATTCTCGGCCCTTGCGGATCCCACACGGCGAGCGATGCTTGCTCGTCTATCAAAAGGCGAAGCGAACGTATCCGATCTCGCAGAACCTTTTTTAAAAGAGATGAGTCTGCCTGCGATCACGAAGCACTTAAAGGTTTTAGAAAAAGCAGGTCTGATCACAAAATCCAAAGAGGCTCAGTACCGCCCTTGCAAATTGAATGGCGAAGCCTTGAAGACCGCCTCCGACTGGATGGAACAGTACCGTGTCTTCTGGGAAGAAAGTTTTGATCGCTTAGATGAATACTTAAAATCGGTAACGGCTAAAAAGAAATCGAAAGGAAAGAAAAATGGGCGCAAAAAATAA
- a CDS encoding TIGR02147 family protein yields MSKWKQLLQYDIKEYLVQVIENKKKKNPRFSQRAFATKIGLSASTLNETLRGKRKLSKKTIAKLKIALEGDADFLEILESPLPPFSNFCVATNELTSIASSWYHYVILELTSTEDFNDNAEWISARIGISPEEAQKALNDLLNINELKRNQFNKIISTNKNCIKVADETSRTIMIKTATEYLQKAQDSFTKRPPHERFWSNMVIACSSEDMDYIQTKAVEFVQECHEYLSRLNVPKDEVYVLNIGFTPMTKKVETVSLSD; encoded by the coding sequence ATGAGTAAGTGGAAACAACTCTTGCAGTACGACATCAAAGAATATCTGGTTCAGGTCATCGAAAACAAAAAGAAAAAAAATCCACGATTTTCACAACGGGCCTTTGCCACTAAAATAGGATTGTCGGCATCGACACTCAACGAGACGTTGCGTGGCAAAAGAAAACTTTCCAAAAAGACGATCGCGAAACTAAAGATCGCCCTTGAAGGCGATGCTGATTTTTTGGAGATATTAGAAAGCCCGCTGCCACCCTTCTCTAATTTTTGCGTGGCCACGAACGAGCTGACGTCCATAGCTTCTTCGTGGTATCACTATGTTATTCTCGAATTAACCTCGACAGAAGATTTTAATGATAATGCCGAGTGGATCTCCGCACGCATAGGAATATCGCCGGAGGAAGCGCAAAAAGCCCTGAACGACCTTCTTAACATTAATGAGCTTAAGAGAAATCAGTTCAACAAAATCATCTCTACAAATAAAAACTGTATTAAAGTCGCCGACGAAACAAGCCGCACTATCATGATAAAGACGGCTACAGAGTATTTACAGAAAGCCCAAGACTCTTTCACAAAGCGGCCTCCACATGAGCGCTTTTGGAGCAATATGGTCATTGCCTGCTCTAGCGAAGACATGGATTACATACAAACCAAGGCCGTCGAATTCGTACAGGAATGTCACGAGTATTTAAGCCGCCTCAACGTTCCGAAAGACGAGGTGTACGTTCTTAACATCGGATTCACTCCCATGACTAAAAAGGTCGAGACTGTCAGTCTTTCCGATTAG
- a CDS encoding collagen-like triple helix repeat-containing protein, with the protein MTTPGSNTKGFTVVETLVALGALGAIVSASMVAATHFQKMSILNARKSAFSTISANLMSTISQQYSWDKTIAQNPAMACIQTYPASCANDTKAKIILVNGDGLRLTDPGKQQQGFNPDGSVCDNFGTPNTSCLYQAEIIWSVHCTSATTCQYPEEKIEINFKYGGPEQINLNAFNVLPRARTNLGDNLSPTATCAKAGKVFVGFKNSVTDGDGKTFTADSTGCLPLIAFTGPTGPQGAMGARGATGAQGPRGPAGSNGSTIFLNTGGNGGGNGPGSGGEGGIIISGKPSPHPIASPGALCSLNGQTLSDGQSITLYASETVPFGQNCQSETRTCINGVLTGSYGATQCRTAPPQPCVVGGYALEDGETVELYGAPRCGVASSAPATCTNGQLTGPGAGFSYRYCYEAGSPLMVQFGSNVQKAEPLVFTSHEDGITFDILGMNSSPPYSPKRISWYRSPQYYFLVKPNNAGEVRGIDELFGDNTLGPDGKFAKDGYKALAKYDGTSVDAKTLLGPADTYITIEDPIYHKLRLWHDENFDGVAQKHELFTLKQMKVEVIDLNADPNFKEVDKYGNETTLKSVVKTTDGNYHLMFDVWFSYFRDNPPKKK; encoded by the coding sequence ATGACGACACCAGGTTCGAATACAAAAGGCTTTACTGTGGTCGAAACTTTAGTGGCTCTGGGTGCATTAGGGGCCATCGTCAGTGCTTCTATGGTAGCGGCGACACATTTTCAAAAGATGTCGATTTTGAATGCTAGAAAATCAGCTTTCAGTACCATTTCAGCAAACTTAATGTCGACGATTAGTCAGCAGTATTCTTGGGATAAAACAATTGCGCAAAATCCCGCAATGGCATGTATTCAAACTTATCCGGCGAGCTGCGCCAATGACACGAAAGCTAAAATCATTTTAGTTAACGGTGACGGCCTTAGACTGACCGACCCAGGGAAACAACAACAAGGTTTTAATCCGGACGGCTCTGTTTGTGACAACTTCGGAACGCCCAACACATCCTGTCTTTATCAGGCGGAAATTATCTGGTCCGTACATTGTACTTCGGCGACAACATGCCAATATCCAGAAGAAAAAATTGAAATCAATTTCAAATACGGCGGTCCCGAACAAATTAATTTAAATGCCTTTAACGTCCTGCCAAGAGCAAGAACAAACCTCGGTGACAACCTTTCACCAACAGCCACTTGCGCAAAAGCGGGAAAGGTCTTTGTAGGTTTTAAAAACTCCGTCACTGATGGCGACGGAAAGACATTCACAGCGGATTCAACTGGATGTCTTCCTCTGATCGCATTCACCGGGCCTACGGGCCCTCAAGGAGCCATGGGGGCTCGAGGTGCCACCGGAGCCCAAGGTCCGCGCGGTCCTGCGGGCAGCAATGGGTCTACCATTTTCTTAAACACTGGTGGCAACGGAGGCGGAAATGGTCCCGGTTCTGGCGGAGAAGGTGGCATCATCATATCTGGAAAACCATCTCCGCATCCTATTGCTTCGCCGGGAGCGCTTTGTTCTTTGAATGGCCAAACGCTGAGTGACGGCCAAAGCATCACGCTTTATGCATCTGAAACCGTGCCTTTTGGACAAAACTGCCAAAGTGAAACTAGAACATGTATTAACGGAGTTCTGACAGGTTCCTATGGGGCTACACAATGTCGAACGGCGCCGCCGCAACCTTGCGTCGTCGGTGGTTATGCGCTGGAAGACGGAGAAACTGTCGAACTTTACGGAGCCCCTCGTTGTGGCGTCGCCTCTTCAGCGCCTGCAACTTGCACCAACGGACAATTAACGGGACCAGGCGCCGGATTTTCTTACCGCTATTGCTACGAAGCAGGATCACCGCTCATGGTGCAATTTGGTTCGAATGTACAGAAGGCAGAGCCACTTGTATTTACATCGCACGAAGATGGAATCACCTTCGACATACTTGGAATGAACTCATCACCACCTTACTCTCCGAAACGAATTTCCTGGTACCGATCGCCTCAATATTATTTCCTAGTGAAACCCAATAACGCGGGTGAAGTGCGCGGTATTGATGAACTCTTCGGAGACAATACATTAGGACCCGACGGCAAATTTGCCAAAGACGGATATAAGGCCTTAGCGAAGTATGACGGAACAAGCGTCGATGCGAAAACGCTCCTTGGTCCCGCAGATACTTATATCACTATTGAAGATCCCATTTATCACAAACTTCGCCTGTGGCACGATGAAAACTTTGACGGCGTCGCCCAGAAGCACGAACTGTTCACACTCAAGCAGATGAAGGTGGAAGTTATCGATCTTAATGCAGATCCAAACTTTAAAGAGGTGGACAAATATGGCAATGAAACCACATTGAAGTCCGTTGTCAAAACAACGGACGGCAACTATCACTTGATGTTTGATGTGTGGTTTTCATATTTTCGCGATAATCCACCAAAGAAAAAATAA
- a CDS encoding tail fiber domain-containing protein, with protein sequence MLSRLLLNHLLYLFLSAVVLPAYAVGPVASTGSLTYQGRILRSDGTPFENKNVSFVFQILDPGGQCVIYQEQVNGINMENSKGVFDVPIGTGSVQYITGLGASTVVDIFNNDSGMGYFCGACSSSGSSYNCSATTTPYHPIATAGRLLRVAFYDGTGWKTVTPDNEIRTVPYAGYATSAQKLGKNSVNDFVLKNEINNSGAGSVNCDSGSFLTWDANTMKFGCGSVSGASGGTVTSVLTGAGLTGGPITDSGTISLSTSGVTAGTYGSAIHMPVIEVDSYGRVINASQTSITGFVPYSSLPACNSAAHTLSFISPIGGFSCTPISITLSGDVSGSQGTAVVEGLQGTPVASSAPTNNQVLQFDGAQWKPTTLSLAASDLTSLSGTGIVKRTGASAFTTLGVSAPLVDLGTSIGLSLSTGLKLNSNSLAVDVGTGANQIPQLDGSGKISTSVIPSGVSSQWMTSGSNVSYSGGNVAVGTPSPTRRFEVYAANSSFRPFGLRTSDYVSGTSGTGFDVDFGAASGNTYVQLNAIHTGGTAATNLVLQPTAGNVGIGTIYPASSLHVKSSGQVVTTFESTDANYMGIHLKSGSTTNPPSIYASGNGMSLYTMGTERVGLHSNGNVILATAAGSVGIGTPNPQGTLHVASGNVYFGDALTPTPSVQTKMTVVDSNPIITVAASNAAGSAGIEFQPKGTGLLGGQYKIFGSPSAGPYGNGLIFELGNLGTMGGGQFVMRLDSNGYLSLGQGLAMESAAARLHVKGIGALVDPSPFGSNPSGTVQRIEGTNTVLDAGFSTTENPWLQARTKTDYSLSKALLLNPAGGNVGIGTVAPAYALHVAGASGATVGFFTDGTASCSIRPATAGSVSCSSDERLKKNVTGFSDATSLENILKLNTVTYEWRSVNNGRHTGYIAQEVEKIAPEFVTTGNDGYKQVSYSGFIPWITGAIKELNKKLMLGMASKADKEMVENKIQTLELEVLAKDLKIKMLEEENLQIKARLEKIEKALGAR encoded by the coding sequence ATGCTTTCACGTCTGTTGTTAAATCATCTCCTTTATCTTTTTTTATCCGCAGTGGTATTGCCTGCCTACGCTGTCGGTCCCGTAGCTTCAACCGGTTCCTTGACTTATCAAGGTCGTATTCTTCGTTCTGACGGAACGCCGTTTGAAAATAAAAATGTCTCTTTCGTGTTTCAGATTCTCGATCCCGGTGGGCAATGTGTGATTTATCAAGAGCAAGTGAACGGCATTAACATGGAAAACTCAAAAGGTGTTTTTGATGTTCCTATTGGTACCGGATCCGTTCAATACATCACGGGTCTTGGTGCCTCCACCGTGGTTGATATTTTCAATAATGATTCCGGAATGGGATATTTCTGTGGAGCCTGTTCTAGTTCGGGAAGTTCCTATAATTGTTCTGCAACGACAACACCTTATCATCCAATAGCTACGGCCGGCCGTTTATTGCGAGTGGCTTTTTATGACGGCACGGGATGGAAGACGGTGACACCCGATAATGAAATCCGCACGGTGCCTTATGCGGGTTATGCGACATCGGCTCAAAAGCTCGGAAAAAATTCCGTGAATGATTTCGTTCTAAAAAATGAAATCAATAACTCCGGAGCGGGAAGTGTGAACTGCGATAGTGGCAGCTTTTTGACTTGGGATGCAAATACCATGAAGTTCGGCTGTGGCAGTGTCTCGGGTGCTTCCGGCGGTACGGTAACGAGTGTCCTGACTGGAGCTGGATTAACCGGAGGGCCAATCACTGATAGTGGAACAATCTCACTAAGCACCTCTGGAGTGACCGCCGGCACTTATGGTTCGGCAATACATATGCCCGTCATTGAAGTGGATTCTTATGGTCGTGTGATCAACGCCAGTCAAACTTCTATCACCGGTTTTGTTCCGTACTCGAGTTTGCCAGCGTGCAATTCAGCGGCGCATACACTTTCATTTATTTCTCCCATTGGAGGTTTTAGTTGTACACCTATTTCCATCACTCTTTCGGGCGATGTCAGTGGGTCGCAAGGCACGGCCGTAGTGGAAGGGTTGCAAGGAACGCCGGTGGCTTCCTCGGCTCCCACCAACAATCAAGTTTTACAATTTGATGGAGCTCAGTGGAAGCCCACCACTCTTTCATTAGCGGCTTCAGATTTAACTTCTTTGTCGGGAACCGGGATTGTGAAGCGAACTGGGGCTTCTGCTTTTACGACACTCGGAGTGAGTGCTCCGCTTGTTGATTTAGGAACTAGCATCGGTCTTTCTCTCAGCACAGGTTTAAAGTTGAATTCCAACAGTCTTGCGGTGGATGTGGGTACGGGGGCTAATCAGATTCCACAACTTGATGGTTCAGGAAAAATCAGCACGTCGGTGATTCCCTCCGGTGTAAGCTCACAGTGGATGACTTCGGGTTCGAACGTCTCTTATAGTGGAGGCAATGTGGCCGTAGGAACTCCCAGTCCCACACGCCGTTTTGAAGTGTATGCGGCGAATAGCTCGTTCCGTCCTTTTGGACTAAGAACAAGTGACTATGTTTCTGGTACTAGCGGAACTGGTTTTGACGTCGATTTCGGGGCCGCCTCTGGAAATACTTATGTGCAATTGAACGCCATTCACACAGGCGGAACAGCTGCGACAAATCTAGTTCTTCAACCGACAGCGGGAAATGTGGGAATTGGTACCATTTATCCTGCAAGCTCATTGCACGTCAAATCCTCGGGGCAAGTAGTAACCACCTTCGAATCGACCGATGCCAATTATATGGGGATTCACCTGAAGTCAGGTTCTACAACAAATCCACCTTCGATCTATGCGAGTGGCAATGGCATGTCCTTGTATACCATGGGTACGGAGCGAGTGGGTCTGCATTCTAACGGTAACGTCATTCTTGCAACGGCGGCAGGAAGCGTCGGTATAGGCACACCAAACCCTCAAGGGACGCTGCATGTTGCTTCAGGCAATGTTTATTTTGGCGATGCTCTTACGCCGACACCCAGTGTGCAAACGAAGATGACGGTTGTTGATTCAAATCCTATCATCACTGTGGCGGCCAGCAATGCGGCGGGCTCTGCCGGCATCGAGTTTCAACCCAAGGGAACGGGGTTATTAGGGGGGCAGTACAAGATTTTTGGTTCACCTTCAGCAGGACCTTACGGGAACGGATTGATTTTCGAACTTGGCAATTTAGGTACGATGGGTGGTGGCCAATTCGTCATGCGGCTTGACTCCAACGGCTACTTGTCTTTAGGACAAGGCTTAGCAATGGAGTCGGCGGCGGCAAGGCTCCATGTTAAAGGAATTGGCGCCTTAGTTGATCCTTCGCCTTTTGGTTCTAATCCGTCAGGAACTGTTCAGCGAATCGAAGGCACTAATACTGTCCTTGATGCAGGTTTCTCGACAACTGAAAATCCATGGCTTCAGGCTCGCACTAAAACTGATTATTCTCTTAGCAAGGCTCTTTTATTAAATCCTGCAGGTGGAAACGTGGGAATTGGAACGGTAGCCCCTGCTTATGCGCTTCATGTTGCCGGCGCTTCCGGGGCCACCGTAGGATTTTTCACAGACGGCACTGCAAGTTGTTCGATCCGTCCTGCCACGGCCGGAAGTGTGAGCTGTTCTTCTGACGAAAGGCTTAAGAAGAACGTCACAGGCTTTTCAGATGCCACATCATTAGAGAATATTTTAAAACTGAACACAGTTACATACGAATGGAGAAGTGTGAATAATGGTCGTCACACGGGGTATATCGCACAGGAAGTGGAAAAAATTGCTCCTGAATTCGTGACAACAGGAAATGACGGCTACAAGCAAGTCAGTTACTCAGGCTTTATTCCTTGGATTACCGGAGCTATTAAAGAGCTTAATAAAAAACTTATGCTTGGAATGGCTTCTAAGGCCGACAAAGAGATGGTAGAAAATAAAATCCAAACACTGGAGCTAGAGGTTCTGGCAAAAGATCTTAAGATAAAAATGCTTGAAGAAGAAAATCTTCAGATCAAAGCGCGCCTTGAGAAAATTGAAAAGGCTCTTGGCGCGAGATAA
- a CDS encoding TIGR02147 family protein, whose product MKYREVADLITKVLEERRFRNPQYSMRALARDLGVSPSRVSNIMRGKVLPGKRVIQRIEVALKLNKNEAAYLAYLVQKSKHQKKDTRRAHQLQESEIFFIREWYHFAILNAMDTLHFDSDPDVVAERLNLSPELVKDSYAKLLQAGLIHETPQGLRPTYTNLTSTSDIPSEALKNMHHQLIDKARESLIRDPIDVRDITSIVIPSNPKNIYKVKMLAREFRRQANEILEQGEKTEVYSICLQIYPLTHSRNH is encoded by the coding sequence ATGAAATACCGGGAAGTCGCTGATCTTATAACAAAAGTATTAGAGGAAAGACGCTTTAGAAATCCTCAATACTCAATGCGTGCTTTAGCTCGTGATTTAGGTGTTTCTCCGAGTCGCGTCTCTAACATTATGCGCGGCAAAGTTCTACCAGGTAAAAGAGTTATTCAGAGAATTGAAGTCGCGTTGAAGCTCAATAAAAACGAAGCCGCTTATTTAGCCTACTTAGTACAAAAATCGAAACACCAAAAGAAGGACACTCGACGCGCGCACCAGCTTCAAGAAAGCGAGATTTTTTTCATTCGCGAGTGGTATCATTTTGCCATTCTAAATGCCATGGACACCCTTCACTTCGACAGCGATCCTGATGTGGTAGCAGAACGCCTGAATCTCTCTCCTGAATTAGTCAAAGACTCTTACGCAAAGCTTCTTCAAGCCGGACTGATTCACGAAACACCACAAGGCCTCCGTCCCACTTACACAAATTTAACTTCGACGAGTGATATACCTTCTGAGGCTCTAAAGAACATGCACCACCAATTGATCGATAAGGCACGTGAGTCACTTATCCGCGATCCTATTGACGTACGCGATATCACGTCGATCGTTATTCCGTCGAATCCGAAAAATATTTATAAGGTTAAAATGCTAGCTCGTGAATTCCGCCGTCAAGCTAATGAAATTCTAGAGCAAGGTGAAAAAACTGAAGTCTACAGTATCTGTTTGCAGATCTATCCTTTGACTCATTCAAGGAATCATTGA
- a CDS encoding DUF4423 domain-containing protein encodes MESLFDLHEVDVRECLKKLIDIKKNRNRRFSQRAFAIQLGFTSSTFNEILTGKRNLSKKSINKIKLGLGKDPDIKKYLYESAKVSLSQRWYYDAFLELVATEGFEEIPSWIAGRLGISEEQARFGLEELEQNGTLTRNTSGCLVHAEGLRRRAHLRLVKNPQTEDLAKLSQAVTAPQSNEQFYGTLVMAIDPNDFEYIRARVMDVMKEHSDFLCRDGVKKQEVYLLSFGCMPLTKKVSSSK; translated from the coding sequence TTGGAAAGCCTTTTCGATTTACATGAAGTGGATGTTAGAGAGTGCCTTAAAAAACTTATCGATATTAAGAAAAACCGAAACAGACGTTTCTCGCAGAGGGCATTCGCTATTCAATTAGGGTTTACTTCTTCAACGTTCAATGAAATTTTGACGGGTAAGCGCAACCTCTCTAAAAAAAGCATTAATAAAATCAAACTGGGCCTAGGAAAAGATCCGGACATAAAAAAATATCTGTATGAAAGTGCGAAAGTTTCTTTGTCACAGCGCTGGTACTATGATGCTTTTCTTGAACTGGTTGCGACGGAAGGTTTTGAAGAAATCCCATCATGGATTGCCGGCAGATTGGGAATCAGTGAAGAACAGGCCCGATTCGGACTTGAAGAACTTGAGCAAAATGGAACGCTCACCAGAAATACGTCCGGCTGTCTAGTACACGCAGAAGGCTTGCGCCGCCGGGCGCACTTGCGACTTGTTAAAAATCCGCAAACCGAAGATCTTGCGAAATTATCTCAAGCTGTTACGGCCCCACAGTCGAATGAGCAGTTCTATGGAACTCTTGTGATGGCTATTGATCCGAATGATTTTGAATACATTCGTGCTCGGGTCATGGATGTCATGAAGGAGCACAGCGATTTCTTGTGTCGCGATGGAGTTAAAAAACAAGAAGTCTATCTTCTTAGTTTTGGATGTATGCCGTTAACCAAAAAAGTTTCTTCTTCGAAGTAA